A stretch of the Hippocampus zosterae strain Florida chromosome 18, ASM2543408v3, whole genome shotgun sequence genome encodes the following:
- the brap gene encoding BRCA1-associated protein isoform X2 produces the protein MSVSLVVIRLEIADQSPVPQGFCYSAVGDMSEEQLQDKSLGLARLALSGKSEPERSALLHQHMGSRSMGDMVIETFEPSPDQDSGGQDDPGGCAEFKRADAAEAPDSPSKQLPQQISFFSGNPSVEVVHGIMHLYKTNKMTSLTEDIERSAMVCILTVPATMTSHDLMKLMAPFNDVMEHMKIIRDSTPNQYMVLIKFNTQADADSFYATCNGRQFNSIEEAVCQLVYVERAEVIKSEEGASLPVMELTELPKCTVCLERMDESVNGILTTLCNHSFHSQCLQRWEDASCPVCRYCQTPEPVEENKCFECGVQENLWICLICGHIGCGRYVSRHAYRHFEETQHTYAMQLTNHRVWDYAGDNYVHRLVASKTDGKMVQYECEGDTCHAEKIDALQLEYSYLLTSQLESQRVYWENKIVHLEKETAQEINNMKAKFKETLERCDNLERRLGEISKDKQSTEKKCTQLSGRVMKLSQELKEEQEMNKCLRANQTQLQTRLADEERRAKESGEQKDQAMAELQEQLRDVMFYLETQQHIQHLPDEARNEIQEGQINIAAGPATDDDDNSGGTGDLIAAIRARRGRGRKRK, from the exons ATGAGCGTGTCTCTGGTGGTCATCCGCTTGGAAATAGCCGACCAGTCTCCAGTCCCGCAAGGGTTTTGCTACTCGGCTG TGGGCGACATGTCGGAGGAGCAGCTTCAGGATAAATCTTTGGGCCTGGCTCGTCTGGCCCTGAGTGGCAAATCGGAGCCGGAGAGGAGCGCCTTGTTGCATCAGCACATGGGCAGCAGATCCATGGGAGACATGGTCATCGAGACCTTTGAACCCAGCCCAG ACCAAGACAGCGGTGGCCAAGACGATCCAGGTGGTTGCGCGGAGTTCAAGCGGGCGGATGCTGCGGAGGCTCCGGACTCCCCCTCCAAGCAGCTGCCCCAACAAATCTCCTTCTTCAGCGGCAACCCGTCAGTGGAGGTCGTGCACGGGATCATGCACCTCTACAAGACCAA CAAGATGACGTCTCTGACGGAGGATATCGAGCGCAGCGCGATGGTGTGCATCCTGACGGTTCCAGCCACCATGACCAGCCACGACCTGATGAAGCTGATGGCGCCATTCAATGACGTCATGGAGCACATGAAGATCATCCGAGACTCCACCCCCAACCAGTATATGGTGCTCATCAAGTTCAACACGCAG GCGGATGCCGACAGCTTCTACGCGACGTGTAATGGCCGCCAGTTCAACTCCATTGAGGAGGCAGTGTGTCAGCTGGTCTACGTGGAGCGCGCCGAGGTCATCAAGTCAGAGGAG GGTGCCAGTTTGCCCGTGATGGAGCTGACGGAACTTCCCAAATGCACCGTGTGTCTGGAGCGCATGGACGAGTCGGTCAACGGCATCCTCACCACACTGTGTAACCACAGCTTCCACAGTCAGTGTCTACAACGATGGGAGGATGCATC GTGTCCGGTGTGTCGCTACTGTCAAACCCCCGAGCCGGTGGAAGAAAACAAATGCTTTGAGTGCGGCGTGCAGGAG AACCTGTGGATCTGCCTGATCTGCGGCCACATCGGGTGCGGTCGCTACGTCAGCCGTCACGCCTACAGGCACTTTGAAGAGACGCAGCACACTTACGCCATGCAGCTCACCAACCACCGCGTCTGGGACTACGCCGGAG ACAATTACGTCCACCGTCTCGTGGCGAGCAAGACGGACGGCAAGATGGTTCAGTACGAGTGTGAAGGGGACACCTGCCATGCCGAGAAAATCGACGCcctgcagctggag TACTCGTACCTGCTGACCAGCCAACTGGAATCGCAGCGAGTCTACTGGGAGAACAAGATTGTTCATCTGGAGAAGGAGACTGCACAGGAG aTCAATAACATGAAGGCAAAGTTCAAGGAGACTCTGGAGCGCTGCGACAACCTGGAACGCCGACTGGGAGAAATCAGCAAAGACAAGCAAAGCACGGAGAAAAA GTGCACGCAGCTGAGCGGGCGTGTGATGAAACTCAGCCAGGAGCTGAAGGAGGAGCAGGAGATGAACAAATGCCTGCGGGCCAATCAGACTCAGCTTCAGACCCGACTAGCCGACGAGGAGCGCAGAGCCAAAGAGAGCG GCGAGCAGAAGGACCAGGCCATGGCGGAGCTTCAGGAACAGCTGCGTGACGTCATGTTCTATCTGGAGACGCAGCAGCACATCCAGCATCTTCCCGACGAGGCGCGCAACGAAATCCAGGAAGGCCAAATCAACATTGCGGCGGGACCGGCgaccgacgacgacgacaacagCGGCGGGACCGGCGACCTCATCGCCGCCATCAGAGCAAGGAGGGGCCGTGGCAGGAAGAGGAAGTAG
- the brap gene encoding BRCA1-associated protein isoform X1 yields MSVSLVVIRLEIADQSPVPQGFCYSAVGDMSEEQLQDKSLGLARLALSGKSEPERSALLHQHMGSRSMGDMVIETFEPSPDQDSGSQDQDSGGQDDPGGCAEFKRADAAEAPDSPSKQLPQQISFFSGNPSVEVVHGIMHLYKTNKMTSLTEDIERSAMVCILTVPATMTSHDLMKLMAPFNDVMEHMKIIRDSTPNQYMVLIKFNTQADADSFYATCNGRQFNSIEEAVCQLVYVERAEVIKSEEGASLPVMELTELPKCTVCLERMDESVNGILTTLCNHSFHSQCLQRWEDASCPVCRYCQTPEPVEENKCFECGVQENLWICLICGHIGCGRYVSRHAYRHFEETQHTYAMQLTNHRVWDYAGDNYVHRLVASKTDGKMVQYECEGDTCHAEKIDALQLEYSYLLTSQLESQRVYWENKIVHLEKETAQEINNMKAKFKETLERCDNLERRLGEISKDKQSTEKKCTQLSGRVMKLSQELKEEQEMNKCLRANQTQLQTRLADEERRAKESGEQKDQAMAELQEQLRDVMFYLETQQHIQHLPDEARNEIQEGQINIAAGPATDDDDNSGGTGDLIAAIRARRGRGRKRK; encoded by the exons ATGAGCGTGTCTCTGGTGGTCATCCGCTTGGAAATAGCCGACCAGTCTCCAGTCCCGCAAGGGTTTTGCTACTCGGCTG TGGGCGACATGTCGGAGGAGCAGCTTCAGGATAAATCTTTGGGCCTGGCTCGTCTGGCCCTGAGTGGCAAATCGGAGCCGGAGAGGAGCGCCTTGTTGCATCAGCACATGGGCAGCAGATCCATGGGAGACATGGTCATCGAGACCTTTGAACCCAGCCCAG ACCAAGACAGTGGCAGCCAAGACCAAGACAGCGGTGGCCAAGACGATCCAGGTGGTTGCGCGGAGTTCAAGCGGGCGGATGCTGCGGAGGCTCCGGACTCCCCCTCCAAGCAGCTGCCCCAACAAATCTCCTTCTTCAGCGGCAACCCGTCAGTGGAGGTCGTGCACGGGATCATGCACCTCTACAAGACCAA CAAGATGACGTCTCTGACGGAGGATATCGAGCGCAGCGCGATGGTGTGCATCCTGACGGTTCCAGCCACCATGACCAGCCACGACCTGATGAAGCTGATGGCGCCATTCAATGACGTCATGGAGCACATGAAGATCATCCGAGACTCCACCCCCAACCAGTATATGGTGCTCATCAAGTTCAACACGCAG GCGGATGCCGACAGCTTCTACGCGACGTGTAATGGCCGCCAGTTCAACTCCATTGAGGAGGCAGTGTGTCAGCTGGTCTACGTGGAGCGCGCCGAGGTCATCAAGTCAGAGGAG GGTGCCAGTTTGCCCGTGATGGAGCTGACGGAACTTCCCAAATGCACCGTGTGTCTGGAGCGCATGGACGAGTCGGTCAACGGCATCCTCACCACACTGTGTAACCACAGCTTCCACAGTCAGTGTCTACAACGATGGGAGGATGCATC GTGTCCGGTGTGTCGCTACTGTCAAACCCCCGAGCCGGTGGAAGAAAACAAATGCTTTGAGTGCGGCGTGCAGGAG AACCTGTGGATCTGCCTGATCTGCGGCCACATCGGGTGCGGTCGCTACGTCAGCCGTCACGCCTACAGGCACTTTGAAGAGACGCAGCACACTTACGCCATGCAGCTCACCAACCACCGCGTCTGGGACTACGCCGGAG ACAATTACGTCCACCGTCTCGTGGCGAGCAAGACGGACGGCAAGATGGTTCAGTACGAGTGTGAAGGGGACACCTGCCATGCCGAGAAAATCGACGCcctgcagctggag TACTCGTACCTGCTGACCAGCCAACTGGAATCGCAGCGAGTCTACTGGGAGAACAAGATTGTTCATCTGGAGAAGGAGACTGCACAGGAG aTCAATAACATGAAGGCAAAGTTCAAGGAGACTCTGGAGCGCTGCGACAACCTGGAACGCCGACTGGGAGAAATCAGCAAAGACAAGCAAAGCACGGAGAAAAA GTGCACGCAGCTGAGCGGGCGTGTGATGAAACTCAGCCAGGAGCTGAAGGAGGAGCAGGAGATGAACAAATGCCTGCGGGCCAATCAGACTCAGCTTCAGACCCGACTAGCCGACGAGGAGCGCAGAGCCAAAGAGAGCG GCGAGCAGAAGGACCAGGCCATGGCGGAGCTTCAGGAACAGCTGCGTGACGTCATGTTCTATCTGGAGACGCAGCAGCACATCCAGCATCTTCCCGACGAGGCGCGCAACGAAATCCAGGAAGGCCAAATCAACATTGCGGCGGGACCGGCgaccgacgacgacgacaacagCGGCGGGACCGGCGACCTCATCGCCGCCATCAGAGCAAGGAGGGGCCGTGGCAGGAAGAGGAAGTAG